A window from Leptothermofonsia sichuanensis E412 encodes these proteins:
- a CDS encoding outer membrane beta-barrel protein: MQRSPNVSTTILELFPTRIAALTALCIVPVFLSSGVASARPIPFDGSYVGAGVAAGVTNGGQQGDAATFGGNIQGRVAIPNAPISVRGAVLFTNRNSAVMPMLTYDVPVANNTNFYIGGGYSFVQKDGQPTPLGNRDAAVVMAGAESGLGDHIVVYGDAKFGIRAYKNSPASALSFQAGLGYRF, from the coding sequence AATCCTGGAACTCTTTCCAACCAGAATTGCTGCGCTGACAGCACTCTGCATCGTGCCTGTATTTCTGTCCAGCGGAGTTGCTTCGGCCAGACCAATTCCCTTTGATGGCAGCTATGTAGGAGCCGGGGTTGCGGCGGGTGTAACCAATGGAGGGCAACAGGGTGATGCTGCCACCTTTGGGGGGAATATCCAGGGGCGCGTTGCTATTCCAAATGCTCCTATCTCTGTTCGGGGGGCTGTATTATTTACCAACCGAAACAGCGCCGTCATGCCCATGCTAACCTATGATGTGCCGGTGGCAAATAACACCAATTTCTATATTGGAGGTGGTTACTCCTTTGTGCAAAAGGATGGGCAACCCACTCCGCTGGGAAATCGGGATGCGGCTGTGGTAATGGCAGGGGCTGAGTCTGGATTAGGCGACCACATCGTTGTTTATGGCGATGCCAAGTTTGGCATCCGGGCATATAAAAACAGTCCGGCAAGCGCACTGAGTTTTCAGGCAGGGCTTGGCTACCGTTTCTAA